DNA from Oxyura jamaicensis isolate SHBP4307 breed ruddy duck chromosome 4, BPBGC_Ojam_1.0, whole genome shotgun sequence:
CACAGGCGTAAACTCTTGATTAACTCTGACACCTTGTGGACAATTAGCAGATGAAGATGAAGCCTGAGGGGGAATGTCTCCGTGCCGTGGACTCCGCCGTGGGCCCAGGCACGCTGTAGTCTTTGCTGCTCAAGCTTGTGCCCATCTGCAGGCCTGGGTGCAGTAACCTGCCATCAAAACGAAGGCTGAGTGATGAGGTCAAACGTGTGCACACAGCATCAGCTTCATGTTACAGCAGATACTTCCTGGACACGTGTGTTGACCCTAAAGATCTTCATTCAGAGCCCAGTTTGAGTCAGCAGCCTGAGCCTGCTTATTCTGAGAGCTGATGCTGCAGTCTTGTCCTGACTTGTCACATGAAATGTAAAAAAGGACAAATGTATTTGGGAACCCCTATAGGCAAACTGTTATGACTCATTTGAACTCAGGCTCACTGAAGAACACGTGTCTGCTGGCCAGCATTTGAATATGAGCATGTCcttaaaatggaattttttGCAAATGCACCTAGCCCTCTGTGGTCTCAATGGTCAACTGGTGCTTGTGCTTTGGAGGACAGGACAGCCTAACCTTGCCATCCAGAGGAATCCAGGCAGCTAGGAACTTTGAAAGTGACTGCTTAATTCCCTCTTGGTAGGTAGGAGATCACCTGAAGGGAGAGAAGTTGGGCGTAGCGAGCAGTGCTCTCACCAGAGAcaggggcagcaggcagcgtgTCCAGGTAGAGCTGCTGATGAACCAGGAGGAAAGGGATCCCAAACCTCCAGAGCTCTAGAAATTCACAGCACTCTCAAGAAATGGGATGTAACCCAAATTTACTGCTCTGAGAAGCAATACTCTGAGCGAACACCACAGTGCTCGTCTCCTGCCCCATCCACTCCCTGTCTCAGTCCTCTGAGAAGCACCAGAAAGGAGAGTGGGAGGCCCCCGGCATTGCTTCTCAGACTGGTGGAGATGCatccttccccctccttttcAGAGTCCTTTGAGCCCTCTTCCCTCCTCATGGACATATCCTGGCCTTGTGATAGGGGCAAGGTcttgggctgggggcagctggggacatCCCACTGCAGGGCAGGGCATCTCGTCCCAGAGCCACCTCAGGAGGAGGGTTACTGGGAGTGAACTGCAGACTGGAGAGATTGCCTGAGAGGGACAAACCAGCCTGGGAGGTGTGCCTTGGGATGCCTTGGTGCACTCATGCTGCCTTGGTgaaggagacaaaaagaaaagcaagaaagttGTCAGCAGTGCCTGCTTGGAAAGCCTGCAGATGGCAAGATTAAGTGGTGGCCCTGCTCACCATCAGTGTGTGAGCCAGAGCCACCTGCAGCGACGGTGGCCTTTGTCCCCTGCTGGGATCTTGCCACGTCTGGGAGTTTTGGGGGTCTGAATTAAAACACTTCCAGAGCAGCCTTAAACAGTGTCTGTGCAAGCAGCCAGGTCCAGTTACTGCTGTGATTAACAAGCTgagaacaaaaagctttttgtgttctttgtcATTTGAGGGCTctaacttctctctctctctctcttcataACATGAAGAAAGGAACCATTAGTAACAGGGGTGAGTTACTAATATCTACCTACAGAAACACTTCTTCTGGCAAATGCCCCTCGCAAGTGGTGCTGTGAGGAAATGAGTCAGAAGCAGTGAATCAGTGTCTGCAGTACCACATGAAATAGGAAGCTGATATTCAATTTTAACCATCATATTAGACATAGAAGTAAATCACTATACTAAGAACGGTAACCCTATGGGGAAATACCCTATAAAACCAAACTCCTGCCTGTGTTGTGAAGAGAAGTCCCAGTTAAAAAagctggcaaaagaaaaatggcttaGATTGTGGCACACCTCTGCTCATCTGAACTAAAGAGCCAGAAATTAGAAGTAgctaagaataaaattatttgataaGAAAAAGTGTTGGTCTGAGGCTGGTGAGAAATGGAAGCTGGTGATCGGATTaggtccctgcctgtggcagcacACTTCAGGAGCAGCAGTTGCATTCATACCAGTCAAACTTTTCAAGCCTGCTATCCTTTTCCACATGGAATTTGGAGAGCATGGCAAGGGGACTGACACCATGGGGACAGCCCCACCTCCTCTGCACGAATAAGAGGAGACCTCTGCGGGGGCAGCTTAGAAGAAGATAGTGGGATGTTTCACAGAGGACATTTCTGAGCCTCTGCTTCATTCTGAATAGTCAAATAAGAAATGGAAACGTGAATAGTGACAACTTTTGCAGTGCCTTTGCTGTTACAGCTCTCATTTTTGTTCTCTACAGGAATGACCTACACTCCTTTTCCTGTGCCAAATGTTTCCAGCAGCCCCAACATGACGCAGAGCAACTGGACCTGCTCTGATTCCAATGTAACATACAAATCCACGCTGTACGCAGCCACCTACACCATGATCTTCATCCCTGGCCTCCTGGCCAACAGCGCTGCCCTGTGGGTCCTGTGCCGCTTCATCAGCAAGAAGAGCAAAGCCGTCATCTTCATGATCAACCTGGCCGTGGCCGACCTGGCCCACGTCCTCTCGCTGCCGCTGCGAATATACTACTACATCAACCGCATGTGGCCTTTTGGGAAATTCCTTTGCTTACTGTGCTTCTACCTGAAGTACCTCAACATGTACGCCAGCATTTGCTTCCTCACCTGCATCAGCATCCAGCggtattttttcctgtaccaGCCGTTCAGAGCCAAGGACTGGAAGCGGCGCTATGATGTAGCCATCAGCGCGGCTGTCTGGCTCTTCGTCGGGGCGGCGTGCTCTCCGTTCCCCATCATGCGGAGCTATGTAAACAACTCCGAAACCTGCTTTGCGGACCTTGAAGTTCGAAAGATTCAAAGCAATGTGGCCACTGTGGCGATGACAGTCACAGCGGAGCTCTTTGGGTTCATTGGCCCCCtcataattattttgttctgtactTGGAAAACAAAGGACTCTCTTCGGGACTTTCAGATACCACTGCAAAACAACACCGAGAAGCGGAAAGCTTTAAGGATGGTTTCCATGTGTGCCACTGtgttctttgtgtgttttgcaCCGTATCACATcaacttctttttctacatgATGGTGAAAGAGAATGTTATTACAGATTGCCTCCTGCGTAGCATCACGCTCCACACCCAACCCTTTTGCTTAGCTCTTGCAAGCCTGGACTGCTGTTTGGATCcaatcctgtatttttttatgaCTTCAGAGTTTCAGGACCAGATATCAAGACATAGCAGCATGGTCATCAGGAGTCGGCTCATGAGCAAAGAGAGTGCCTCATCAATTAAGGAATGAAAGGAAAGACAGCTTAAAGCAATTAAGATATTTCATCTGAAATCCAGGACTGTTCTGTGATACTCAATTACCAACTCCAGTGCCAAAATCCTGCATGTGTATTTAGGGGAGTTTTGTGGCAGTGGAAATCTTTTGATACACACAAGATAAAACTTTAAGACCAATGTGTTGGAAGGCGATGAGTGAGCCAATGGGTGTGACTACACCTATTACTGTGATGCCCATGCCTGACCTAGCAGGACCAGAAAACCTACAGAAGGGAGTGACAAAGATTTTGCTGGGAAATGGTGGAAAAATacaaggaactttttttttttttttttttttttttttcccatttctccaaCTCCACTGACTCTATGGTCAAACCAAAGACAATCATTCATCCATACAGTGACATCTGTTGAAATATCTTCTCTGCTAAAAATACACAGTGTATGCAAGAACATGAAGGTGACCAGCAGTTAAAAATGGAAGTTTTGGTCTCCCCACTCAGGGACGCACACAAGTGAAGGGTGGCTGTTTGCTTTGGCCCAGCAGCCCCAgattgctgctgcctgctcctggcttTTAGTGAATTCCACTGGTCACCATGCTtacctctgctttgctctttctcACTCTTGTCCATcaattcctcctcctcacccagcTCTAAGTTTGCTCCTTAATTATGGACACATCCTGTACCTTACACCTGCAGCGGTTACTGCGGTGGGGGGCCACCCTCTACAAGTTCTCCTGATGGCTCCTCAAACACTCTGTAGAGTGGGACTTTTCCTTGCTCCAAGTGACCGTCTTCACCTCCAAGCTGTCCCCATCAGCAATGGGGGCTTCAGAACCCAGCCTTCACCTTCAGACCCCAAGGAGCAGCACTGTCACTACCATGGGTTGTGTGCAGCTGGACTCAGCACCGGTTCCCATTAGATTCGTTGCCCCCAGTGGTGCCATGTAGGTCCTCGCCCTCTTTGGTGTGTGGCTTCTTCAGCCCAGAGGTACCTGTGATGGAACCACGCTGTGAAATCTCTTCTCGATGGGTTCTGCTGACACATCTTTTAAGAGAGAAAGGTGCCCTTGCTGAGGTGGTTTCACGAAGAGACAGCAAAGGCTAATTTCTTCAGCAGTTCGTTGTGATTTTTCCCATCAGCTCCTCTGCTGATCttaatgtttacatttttataatttcatcagctataaagatattaaaagcaGTGACAAGAAACAATGTCATTTACCCCTTATTTTAATAAGTGGCAGCTCTTAGGCCGAATTCACCCACTTCGTATAACTTCAGTGGTTTCCTCATGATATCTAGGGACACATAGGCAACTGATTTATTCCCTTTGAAACTGGTGACTTTCCAAAGCAAGCATGTAAAATTCTTGGTAAGCACCAGTGGCAGCATCTTACATGTCagtacaaaatagaaaaaaaataccagaaacaTGCTggatatatttgaaatttacTACTCAATTCCACTTAATTACATTTTGACTTAAtcagaaatttttaaaatattactgttttttactTGACTGTTTCACAATaaagtgggaaaaaacaaacagacaggTTTAAATAACCATTATGCTGGACTTCCTCGAAAAGGCAGTGAAAACCCATTAATTAAATACAATACGCTATCACAGTTCTCCTCCCATTTGTGAAAAGATAATTATGGTCTACAGTATGATGAACTTAATCTTGCATACAGATAAGTGAGAATACCAAAACATGCCATTCTGAATAAAGTACCTTTTGTGAAGAGAGTATGCTGCAGGCTTCTCTAGTTTTCTAATGAGAAAGCTGCAGAGTAAGCAAACAGTCCATCTGCtgttgaagtcaatggaaatgttttcaccAATTTAACTGGCAGTGATTATGGCAATGATATACATACACGTTTACATGTTGCAAGTGGTCCGTCAAAAAGTGTGAGCAGGGGTTGACTCAGGAACACAGTCAAGCATgcataatgatttttttgtcaAGGTAACAATTGTCTCATAAGCTAGGCACTGTACAATGTCATCAGTGAAGGAGAATTTACTTGCAACTGTTGTTTTGAAGATGCTTGTAGGCTTTGATCAGCTAGCACGTGATGGAGCTGTTTACTGTGATTTCACTCTCATGCCATTCATCTCCATCTATCAGGTGAAAAAAAGTTGAAGTTACTGTTATGGCAACTGTGTAGCTTGTCCTACATTGTTCTTTCCCCAAAGtgatgcttaaaaaataaacctgttttTGCAAGTGTAAGCTGAGTTTCATAGTTGTCACACCTACAGAACAGAATGGGATCGCTTCCTCCTTCCCATGGATCAGAGTTCACGTGGTGAAGCGCATTGATTACTACCAACTTTTGTAAttcttaaatacaaaacagaaaggtGTTCCCCCCTTGTCTGTGgttaattactatttttttttaattacacttaCACTGGATTTAAGTGTGTTTTGAGGACAGGAGGGTGCAATGCAGAGGACAGCCCATCCTTGGTGGGAGTAGCTTTGTTGTAGCTTTGTTGCCTGATGTACCTGGGTAAGGAGGAGTGGCTGCTCTCGCCTTTATGTGCAGGCAGGACCACAGAAACCAGCTCTATGAATCGCATCCAGCAATCACTTTGCAGACCCAGATCTGTGCAGCTTGAAGAAGCACTCACATCATTTAAGATGGGATTGGTACTTTACCAAAGTAAAAAATTGGTTACCAAAAAATCGGTAACAATAGTTCTCTATGTACTGCAAGTTGTAGGGTGGAGCTGGCAGGGGAATGCTTGCTCCAGCCTCTGCGTTTCTGAAGCATGAGGGTGGCTCTCCCATCATTAACCTTGCATCTCAGGAGGAAAGGCTTGTTTGGGGAATGCCACGGGAAATACAAGACCTGAGGTTCCCAACAGGAGgacagccctgcagggagcagcacacACTCTCCTTTCTCGTTTGCTCTGAGGCCACTTTGCATTTATCTCCCCTGACTTCTGTGATGAGTGAGTCAGTGCTGACAGCAGCGAAAAGTTCGGTAGGTCTGTAAGAGATAACGTTCCCTGTCACCACAGTGACATCCCCGAGCACCTCAGCCTCAACTGCTCATGCTGTCACCCTGTCCCGCTGCCTTGCTCTCTCTGAGCCCCCCCATACCCTCACAAAACCAGTCCCTGTGACATAATGCAGCCCTGTACAGAAATGTCACACGCTCAACACTTGCAACCATTCAAGTCAAGGCCTCTTTGGTTTCCtatctgctttcagaaaattacAAGTTCTCCTTAAACTCTTTTCACTTTGAACTGTTGCTCTCTAGGCTGCCATGACCTTCTTGGCTACCTTTCCTACACACCAATGCCAGAAGAGACCATTTAACCACATTGTCCAATCTGCACACCAAAGACGATCAGTGTGTCCTCCGCATACTCATATGGGAAATTCAAAGCTTTTAGTTCAAGCCCTCCGAACTCTCAGAAGCGTCTTTCAAGAGAAGAAGAGGCAGCGTTGAGGAGGACAGCATTTCAGCTGCCCTcaggctgggaggtgctgcaggggctggcttTGCCTGCCAGCGCTCTCACACGACCCAAGGCACAATGTGCCCAGCTCCAGTTCCTGTAATTCAGCCCGTTTCCTGTGACCATACAATGTGCTTGTTATTTTGGCAGGAAGAAATATCATTTCATGATGTTGCTCCTGGATTATCTCCTGTGCTGGTCCCGCTGCCCTGACTTGACAGCAAGTGAGAAAGATGTCTTCATGCTTCTTGtgcaaacacaagaaaattcTTTCAACAGAGATGCCGCAAAGGCAGAAATTTAGCGGATGAAGAAGTTGGATGCACCTATGCAGGCTTTTGAAGGCTGGATCTGAAGGTCTCCACCAGGACCTAGTGCTGGAGCCACCTGAACGTGAGGCCTCATCGTGAAGGGCAGCTGCCCAGGGTGGAAATGCGGTGAGGTCTCCAAGCCACCCGCATCAAGATCTGAGCCCAAGATTCACACCATGCCTTATGCCATCCCTTCCCTGCTGGATTTCCCCTGGATGAGAGCagacccagccagcagcagcgtGGCTTGAACCGGGTCTTAGGTGAGCGGTGATGGGGAAAGGCTCCTTCACCCCTCCTCGGTGGTTTGTGTCCCAGCTGAGAGGGCAAAGCAGAAGGGCTCCTTCTCTCCAGCCTCTCTGTGGGCAGAGAAAACTGGGAATCACCAGAGCATGGCATGCTCCTCCCCTAGAGCATGAGCAATTCACCCgtgagcaaaagaaaatgtgtttctctgTAGGGCAAGCAAATGGACTCGCCCAGCCCCAGGGACCCCGAGCTGATGGCCCAGGGCACGCTGCAGCACAGGGCGAGGTGCCCTTTGTGTGAGTAAagactcctcctcctcctcttcctcctcctcctcctcccgaaTGGCCCACGCTTGTTTTTCATACATCCTTCAGGTGCATCCTGTCAGATATTTCTACGCGCCGAGTGCTCAAAGAGATGCTGATTATCTGCGCTTGGCCTTCTGCCCACAGGATACCAGTCTAAAGGTGAAGACAGCCTTTATCTGGAGGCCTTAGATAAAGTCTCACAGTTATTTAAAAGTTCCTTTGTGCCTGCTGCCTTTAAAAACATCGATGTGCGTAGTGTAGAAGGCATGCTTGGTATTGTTAATGAGCCAGAAAGGCAGAAACGCTAGACAAAACTATACGTGCAGCTGAAAGACGAGCGGAGAGGGGCAGTAGATGCTCGAGGCAGAGGCTCGAGGCTTGCCAACCCACCAGCGCTGGCgagcagggaggaaggctgcTGTCTCCTGCAGGAGCACCGAGCGATGAGCAGGGGAAGGCCCCGACATGCCTGGCCCTTGCTCTGGTCGGGAGCCAGTGACCCCCTGCAGGAACCTTCCTAAAAATAGGGCCGCGGAGGCTGGGT
Protein-coding regions in this window:
- the LOC118166784 gene encoding putative P2Y purinoceptor 10 — its product is MTYTPFPVPNVSSSPNMTQSNWTCSDSNVTYKSTLYAATYTMIFIPGLLANSAALWVLCRFISKKSKAVIFMINLAVADLAHVLSLPLRIYYYINRMWPFGKFLCLLCFYLKYLNMYASICFLTCISIQRYFFLYQPFRAKDWKRRYDVAISAAVWLFVGAACSPFPIMRSYVNNSETCFADLEVRKIQSNVATVAMTVTAELFGFIGPLIIILFCTWKTKDSLRDFQIPLQNNTEKRKALRMVSMCATVFFVCFAPYHINFFFYMMVKENVITDCLLRSITLHTQPFCLALASLDCCLDPILYFFMTSEFQDQISRHSSMVIRSRLMSKESASSIKE